The Pseudomonas sp. Marseille-Q3773 DNA window ACCAGCACGTCTTCGCCCAGGCCACGGGCACCGATCATCGAGGCGATTACCACCATCGACAGGGCCATCATGGTGGTCTGGTTGATACCGGCCATGATGCTCGGCAGCGCCAGCGGCAGTTGCACGCCGAACAGTTGCTGCCAACGGTTGGCGCCAAAGGCGTTGATCGCTTCCATCACTTCGCCGTCGACCTGGCGAATACCCAGGTCGGTCAGGCGAATCAGCGGCGGCGCCGCGTAGATCACCGTGGCGAAGATCGCCGGCACCTTGCCCAGGCCGAACAACATCAGCACCGGGATCAGGTACACGAAGCTGGGCATGGTCTGCATGATGTCCAGCAGCGGCATCAGCACCGCGCGCAGGCGGTTGCTGCGCGCCGACAGGATGCCCAGGGGGATGCCCACCAGGACCGAGATCAGCGTGGCCACCAGCATCAGCGCCAACGTCTG harbors:
- a CDS encoding proline/glycine betaine ABC transporter permease; its protein translation is MFPDNLTFSIADWVNGWVDALVTNYGDVFRHISDTLLWAIVSLEGMLRSTPWWLMLGVVAVIAWHATRRVLPTLVITGLLFLVGAVGLWDKLMQTLALMLVATLISVLVGIPLGILSARSNRLRAVLMPLLDIMQTMPSFVYLIPVLMLFGLGKVPAIFATVIYAAPPLIRLTDLGIRQVDGEVMEAINAFGANRWQQLFGVQLPLALPSIMAGINQTTMMALSMVVIASMIGARGLGEDVLVGIQTLNVGRGLEAGLAIVILAVVIDRITQAYGRPRHEVSK